CGACGTGCTGCGCCAACTGGCCACCGAAGGCGTGGACGCCCTTTAGACTTATGCGCAACGCGGCATTACCCGGCCGTGAAATGGCGCCGCACCGAAGCCGGCAGGTACGGAATGCTGAGCAGTTCCTGCACCGCTGCGGGGCTCTGCAGCACGCCGTAATACAAGTCAGTGACGTCCTGAATGGTGACGGCGTAGGGCGAGCGACGGCTCAGCTCGATGGCGTCGCCGGCCTGCAGCACGCCCGGGCGCAGCACCTGGAAGTAGATGCCGCTGCGGCCGGCCGCCACGAAGCGCGACACCATTTCCGGGTCGTTGAAGCGCAGGTTGAGCTTGTAGCAGGGCTGCCGGGGCTGGGCGGCGCGCAACACGGCCGTGCCCATCGTAAACTCGTCGCCGATGCGCACGTCGCGTTCGAGCAGGCCGGCGGTGGTAAGGTTTTCGCCAAAAGCAGCCGGGCCGGTTAAGGCACCGGGCGGCAGCTCGGCTTCCCAATAGGCATAATGCTCACTGGCGTAAGCATACACAGCCTTATCGGGGCCGCCGTGCACGCGCAGGTCGGCCTGCTGGTCGCCGGCTAGGTTCGTTCCGTCCAGCAGCACGGGGCCGGCCACGGGCTCCTTAAAAATGGCAGTGGTGATGCCCCGCCCTATCCATTCCAGCGTGCGGGGCCGGCCTACGTTGACGGAAAGAATGCGCATGATGAAACAGCCAGAAAGTGGAAGCCCAACTTATGAAACCCGGCGACAAGCCTGTTTTCACAGCCAAGATATTCCCCTTTTCTGAAGCATGCCCGCGCGGGCTTCCCAAACCCGTGACTACCCGATAAACGCGACCCCGGCACGCACCACGGCTTCATCGCGCAGAATGCGGTTGTGGCCCAGGCCTTTGGTGGCGTGCAGCACCGCGCCGGGCCAGGCCGCCGCAATTTGCCGGCCCTCGGCGAAGGGAATGATTTCGTCGTCCTCGTCGTGCAGCACGAGCACCTGCTCGGGGCCCGCCGTGGGGCCAGCCACGGCCGCGCCGAAAGAATCGACCGGGCGGCCGGTGGCCTGCTCCACGTACTGCGCAAACTGCGTCACGAACGTGCCCGGTAGCTGCAAAAAATCGGCAAAGCGTCCGGCCACGGCGCGCGGGCCCACCGGCGCGCTCAGCAGCACTAGGCGCGGCAGGGGCGCCCCGCCGGGCAGCCGCACCGGCAGCCCCGCCACCGACGCCGCCCCAAACGAATGCGCCACGATGGCGCGCACCTCCCCCACCGTATCTACCACCGCCTGCACGGCCCCACCGTAATCCGTCAGCGTCACCAGTTGGCCGGCCGAGGCGCCGTGCGCCGGGCCGTCCAGTGCCGCCACGCGGTAGCCAGCGGCCAGAAGCGGCTGCACCCAGGCCCGCCAGAAGCTGGCCCGGTGTTCCCAGCCGTGCACCAGCACCACGGCGGGCGCGGCGGCCGGGCCCCACTCGTACACGGCCACGGGGCCGGTGGCAGCAGGCACGGTGCGGCGCCGGGCATCGGCCAGCACGGGCGCTTCCCAGGCCTTTTGCGGCAGGCGGCGCGGCGTGCAAAACACCTTCCAGGCCGTCCGAAACGCCAGGCTGGGCGCCACCGCCGACAGCACCTTCAGCTGCCAGCGCAACAGGCGCAGGCCGGCGGGCGGCGAGGGGTAGCGCACGCGCGGCGCGGCGGCACGCGCTGGTCCTTCGGCCATATAATAGTCGTGGGCGGGCGAGAAAGTGTTTGTCATAGTTTGGTCAGTTGGGAAAAGCGAAAGCAGCAGCACGGACAATGCAGACGAGCCGCAATCAGGCCAGCAGCTCCAGGCGGAGCTGGGCCACGATGGTGTGGTACGGAGTCTCGTCGTGCACGCGGGCCACCTGCAGAGCCCCGGCCAGCGTGGTGAGCACCTGCACGGCCTTGGCCGACGGACTTCCCACGAAGCGC
This DNA window, taken from Hymenobacter sp. 5317J-9, encodes the following:
- a CDS encoding MOSC domain-containing protein, which translates into the protein MRILSVNVGRPRTLEWIGRGITTAIFKEPVAGPVLLDGTNLAGDQQADLRVHGGPDKAVYAYASEHYAYWEAELPPGALTGPAAFGENLTTAGLLERDVRIGDEFTMGTAVLRAAQPRQPCYKLNLRFNDPEMVSRFVAAGRSGIYFQVLRPGVLQAGDAIELSRRSPYAVTIQDVTDLYYGVLQSPAAVQELLSIPYLPASVRRHFTAG
- a CDS encoding alpha/beta fold hydrolase — protein: MTNTFSPAHDYYMAEGPARAAAPRVRYPSPPAGLRLLRWQLKVLSAVAPSLAFRTAWKVFCTPRRLPQKAWEAPVLADARRRTVPAATGPVAVYEWGPAAAPAVVLVHGWEHRASFWRAWVQPLLAAGYRVAALDGPAHGASAGQLVTLTDYGGAVQAVVDTVGEVRAIVAHSFGAASVAGLPVRLPGGAPLPRLVLLSAPVGPRAVAGRFADFLQLPGTFVTQFAQYVEQATGRPVDSFGAAVAGPTAGPEQVLVLHDEDDEIIPFAEGRQIAAAWPGAVLHATKGLGHNRILRDEAVVRAGVAFIG